In Solanum stenotomum isolate F172 chromosome 6, ASM1918654v1, whole genome shotgun sequence, one DNA window encodes the following:
- the LOC125867142 gene encoding uncharacterized protein LOC125867142 codes for MEGGKAVGPNSEVEWVVVNSISDDFSESNSSSSSSIDMVDDDISSSFGPLYELSQLMAQLPIKRGLSKYYEGKSRSFGRLGSVMSLQDVAKEGKRMKSSKSITSSFAPKPTIKKKSYSTKHIL; via the exons ATGGAAGGAGGAAAGGCAGTGGGTCCAAATAGTGAAGTGGAATGGGTGGTTGTGAATAGTATTTCCGATGATTTCTCTGAatcaaattcttcttcttcttcttctatagACATGGTAGATGATGATATATCGTCTTCTTTTGGGCCTTTGTATGAATTGTCTCAACTCATGGCTCAACTTCCCATCAA AAGAGGGTTATCAAAGTATTATGAAGGGAAGAGTCGTTCATTTGGGCGTTTGGGAAGTGTGATGAGCCTTCAAGATGTTGCAAAGGAAGGGAAGAGAATGAAGTCAAGTAAGAGCATTACATCATCATTTGCTCCAAAACccactattaaaaaaaagtcttaTTCAACAAAACATATCTTATGA